The Aquidulcibacter paucihalophilus genome has a window encoding:
- a CDS encoding response regulator: MDHILYSITTEHDARWLLAAALICIIGLSTAMQLLGVGREQTGTRRRNTTLLAAFISGLAVFTTHFVALHGYQPGQEIRYAVWPTVGSFVLALGSFGLAAAIVMVRPNRLYRGLAALVALAGVSGMHFAGIAGLQLAGSISWQPGMAALAIGGALAIGLVTGGLVYGPGLLRRLLTASGGAVAVAFLHFTAMSGIVVTPRAQVDTALTVSGVVMAGVIVAMVAAIIGVTAVVAWMSWASQSGALRRLREAMDAMPDGMAYYDAEDRLVLWNQRYEELVPELSPSLRVGATFRELIEIGLAQDLYSDARGRQAEWFQDRLSSRQALTTTKEQQLADGRWIRASDRRTAAGGIVTVCTDITDLKNDARALAEARDVAQSASSAKSQFLANMSHEIRTPLNGVIGVAQALAKTPLSSQQEEMLELIHSSGHTLQVLLSDILDLARVESGRLELSSDTFHLGRAVREAAQLYETSAEAKGLQFFVEIAPEADGWIIGDVVRIKQILTNLVSNAVKFTGTGFVSMTAAPGPERAGSPTLRFSIEDTGIGFDSETRDRLFSRFEQADGAITRRFGGSGLGLAISRQLAEMMGGYLDCESEPGGGSAFILTIPFNAAEAPAAKVDEICQPTDGEAATVRVLLADDHPVNRKVVEMILAQADVELTSVENGAEAVQACQDGDFDIILMDMQMPVMDGLTATREIRLNEAAMGLSRTPIVMLTANALAEHIAAAEAAGADRHLAKPFDAAELLQLVATLPLAAAAAIAA; the protein is encoded by the coding sequence TTGGACCACATCCTGTACTCCATCACGACCGAGCATGACGCCCGCTGGCTGCTGGCCGCGGCGCTGATCTGCATCATCGGGCTGTCGACAGCCATGCAGTTGCTCGGTGTCGGCCGGGAACAGACCGGAACCCGGCGCCGAAACACGACCCTGCTGGCCGCCTTCATCTCGGGCCTGGCTGTATTCACCACCCATTTCGTGGCCCTTCACGGCTATCAGCCCGGACAGGAGATCCGCTACGCCGTCTGGCCGACGGTCGGGTCCTTCGTCCTCGCGCTCGGCAGCTTCGGCCTGGCCGCCGCAATCGTGATGGTTCGCCCGAACCGCCTCTACCGTGGCCTCGCGGCGCTTGTCGCCCTGGCTGGTGTCTCGGGCATGCATTTCGCCGGGATCGCCGGTCTGCAGTTGGCCGGCAGTATCAGCTGGCAGCCCGGCATGGCCGCCCTCGCGATCGGCGGAGCCCTGGCCATTGGCCTGGTGACCGGCGGCCTCGTCTATGGCCCTGGACTGCTGCGCAGGCTGCTGACGGCCTCCGGTGGCGCGGTGGCCGTGGCCTTCCTGCACTTCACGGCGATGAGCGGGATCGTGGTCACGCCCCGGGCCCAGGTCGACACAGCCCTGACCGTCTCTGGCGTCGTCATGGCGGGAGTCATCGTGGCCATGGTCGCGGCCATCATTGGCGTTACCGCCGTTGTCGCCTGGATGAGCTGGGCCTCGCAGTCCGGTGCCCTGAGGCGGCTCCGTGAGGCGATGGACGCCATGCCGGACGGCATGGCCTACTATGACGCCGAGGACCGGCTGGTGCTGTGGAACCAGCGCTATGAGGAGCTGGTTCCGGAACTGTCCCCGTCGCTCAGGGTTGGCGCGACCTTCCGCGAGCTCATCGAGATCGGCCTGGCGCAGGACCTTTATTCCGACGCACGCGGGCGGCAGGCCGAATGGTTCCAGGACCGGCTATCCTCGCGCCAGGCCCTGACCACCACAAAGGAACAGCAGCTGGCTGACGGCCGCTGGATTCGGGCCTCAGACCGCCGCACCGCCGCCGGCGGTATCGTCACCGTCTGCACCGATATCACCGACCTGAAGAACGACGCCCGCGCCCTGGCCGAGGCCCGTGACGTGGCCCAGTCGGCCAGCAGCGCCAAGAGCCAGTTCCTCGCCAATATGAGCCACGAGATTCGCACGCCGCTGAATGGCGTCATCGGCGTGGCCCAGGCCCTGGCGAAAACGCCCCTGTCGTCCCAGCAGGAAGAAATGCTGGAGCTGATCCACTCTTCCGGCCACACGCTTCAGGTCCTGCTCAGTGACATCCTGGACCTCGCCCGCGTCGAATCCGGCCGTCTGGAACTGTCCAGTGACACCTTCCATCTCGGCCGCGCCGTGCGCGAGGCGGCGCAGCTCTATGAGACGTCCGCGGAGGCCAAGGGTCTGCAATTCTTCGTCGAAATCGCGCCCGAGGCGGACGGCTGGATCATCGGCGATGTCGTCCGCATCAAGCAGATCCTGACCAACCTCGTGTCCAATGCGGTCAAGTTCACCGGCACCGGCTTCGTCAGCATGACCGCGGCTCCCGGGCCCGAACGGGCCGGTTCACCGACATTGCGCTTCTCGATCGAGGACACCGGCATCGGCTTCGACAGCGAGACCCGCGACCGTCTGTTCAGCCGTTTCGAACAGGCCGACGGTGCCATCACGCGTCGCTTCGGCGGTTCGGGCCTCGGCCTCGCCATCTCGCGTCAGCTGGCGGAGATGATGGGCGGTTATCTGGACTGCGAGAGCGAGCCCGGTGGTGGTTCGGCCTTCATCCTGACCATCCCGTTCAACGCCGCCGAAGCGCCCGCCGCCAAGGTCGATGAAATCTGCCAGCCGACGGACGGCGAAGCCGCCACCGTCCGCGTGCTCCTGGCCGACGACCATCCGGTGAACCGCAAGGTGGTCGAGATGATCCTGGCCCAGGCAGACGTCGAGCTGACGTCGGTCGAAAACGGCGCCGAGGCGGTCCAGGCCTGCCAGGACGGCGATTTCGACATCATCCTCATGGACATGCAGATGCCGGTGATGGACGGCCTGACCGCGACCCGCGAGATCCGGCTGAACGAGGCGGCGATGGGTCTGTCGCGCACGCCCATCGTCATGCTCACCGCCAACGCCCTCGCCGAACACATCGCGGCCGCCGAGGCCGCCGGCGCGGACCGCCATCTGGCCAAGCCGTTCGACGCCGCCGAACTGCTCCAGCTGGTCGCGACCCTGCCGCTGGCCGCCGCAGCCGCCATCGCCGCCTGA